The genomic region AGCAGGGGATGGTCATGCTTTCGAGATCTTTGAATTTTTGTGGTAGAATTCTCTAAATCACAACACTGCAATTACCCTCTACCAATTTTACcacaagtagtaaagattaaaatggAAGTCCAAGTATCGAATCCACAAGGACTTTGGTTGTACTTAAGTGATGCAAGTCTAATTATTAAGCAATgagaagaagtagaagaagaaaagataaggaatgttataaataataatttaaatacaaaaagatGAAATCAGGATGTTATAATGTTAGGGCCTAGCATGTCAAAACTACTTATAATGCAATGTAAAAgattttctctatctaatgaAATTCTTGTTTCCACGCGCATCTACTGAATTACTCTATCTTTGGTTTCCCACACCAAGAGCCTAGTTTATTTATCCTTTTCCCCCAAATTTCTTTGTAGAGATACAAATAACAAACCACATTAAGATAAGAGATGCAAACATTATTGGGCAAAACAAATGTCAATCTATTTCTAGCAATGAATTTATTTAGATACCCTTCCCCggttctttagaaaataaccatttttcaATGCACTACACTCTAAACATCATATGGATGATCAAGCCATAATAACAGAAAAGCACAGAGAAGAGTAATAGAAACaaaattgcattaaatagatgATGGGAAAGAATTACATTACAAGAGTTTGGCCTCTGGGCTCCCAACAAAAGGGGTTTTGCCTTTCATAGCCATGAGAGGCTTTACACTTCAGGGGATAATATGGATGGAAGAAGGGATTGGATGactagaagaaagaaagaggggaatggttaaagaaggagggtttcccCTAAGGGATAGGCTCAGGCTCTCTGAGACTCGGTGTGTCTTTCCCTTCTACTTCATCTTCCTTATAGAGGCGCCATGTAACTTACTTTTCATTCTCACTTCATGCTAAGAGCGACTTTGGGCTTCACTGTGGGCTTTATTCGCGCTAAGCCTGGAGTGCACGCTGAGCGAGCTGTCCAAtccttccaacttttcttcaaggctttttcttcaatttttgcatcaattttgccctaaagcacttgaaatcttcttcttttgatttctactaataaaaaattacaaagatgttaatttattcattgtttcattaaaaaaatagtaaagtgAAGAAATTACAATCAGTAttagccaaaattgactatcaaattaactcaaattttgcAGTtatcaactcccccaaattaaaatctttgcttgtcctcaagcaaaagacAAGTTCTGAATGTACCAACACATGAGATAACTATGCAACCTTTTCAAACCTTTCAATGACTGACCCTGAGCTTGCATTTGTCTTGATCTTGTGATCGaagcatgaaggaatgcacatACAGATGAAAAAGGTTAACAAGTAAAAGCTTCATCAAGGCAAACATACCACACTTCTTTCCTCACAAGGTTAGTGTTTCCCTCAGCGCACAAGTGTCTCAACTAAAAGTGTTTTTAATCCAACAACTGAAAATAATATTCCCAACTTTGCACTTAATCTCAGTTAATGTAATCATACACGCATATTATGGATCACTAAGACTTTTtaggcttgtaacgtggtcgGGCTAACAAGGAACTCATGGTTTTTCTTTGGATTCAAAGTtaggttctaagagagcacacaCCCAAATTTTCCTGATAACCATTGGCTAATATTTCACAGCCCCAACTTCTATGTTTTCTACCATTaacaacacacaaaaaaatttgGCCCTTAGTTGCTTTCATCTCTTTATttgaaatacatttttttctttttctgtttttcttttttcttttgaactAACAATGGCACTGTAGCAACTAATCACATGCTGcaatttacctttttttatgtGCTATTATTAATGTCCCTGCAACAAAAATCACCCAAGAATCCTCCCTCAAATTAGGGGCAAATTTTTCTTAACCCATAAGTgttctcctacaacctaagatagGGTAGTTATTCAATATCACTTTCATTCGGCTTAGGTTTCAATGGCAATTTATTCACTTTAGGCTCAACAGGGTGCAATGGATGTATTAATTCATGACAGGGTGGCTATCTGGCTAAGTGGCTGAAACAATTTAATACAAACAAGGCCTTGATCATTTCCACATTTTGTATATACTCAAACAAACTACGAATCATGCAAAATCAGAAAGTTTAAAGACAGCCGTTCTTTCACAATCAAAGGTTCGCACAACTCACCGAACATTTATAAAGTACTTAGCTTACCATACCACAATTTCCATTCATACATGCTAAGATCTTCACTCTTGTGCTTTCGATTCATACTTCATCACTCACAATAACGCCTGCTCACACAGGAATCAGAATTTTCTCAATCAGTACACAATATATCTCATTCATCAATTCATCTAGAACAAGTCGTGGCCAATTAATGATTTCCTAAGTCTCTGTCatgcaattttttattcaatgaatGAAATTAAACTACTGGAATTAActgctaaaattaaaatagagaaaaagaaaaattaaagaaaaaaaatataaagaaaaaaaaatcttggtcATAATGGCCTCAATCCTATGTGGGCCCTAGATCCTAAGCTCTATGAGCATCACTGATATCCGCAGTATAATCATCATCAGTTTTTACATCTACGATGTCATCATTAGCAACACCAGAGGTGTCACCTCCCTAACAGAAGGAAGTTGGACTCCTGGCCAAGCATCCTGGGCTAGGAATGCCTCTAGTGTCATCACCGGCTACTGGAGGGAGAGATGGTGGAGGCTCTGCATCTGTAGGTACTGGCCATGGTAGAGGTTATGCAACATAGGGAGGAGTTTCTCCGACAGAGAAAAAGGCATAAAGGTCTGGCTGGTAGATGGAGGAGAGATGTCTAGAGGAGGGACCGCTGGTGGAGGAGCTGCTGGAATGTCTGGAATGGCTCGGGTCTTGACCTGTTTTGGCCCCATGAAGACACTAGAAGATTCTACAGGATTCACAACTAGCTTGGTTTCATCTTCTTATAGAAACATTGAATTCAAGTGCCCCCAACAAGATTAGTTTTTTGCTCAATTTCCTCTACCTTAAAACAAGTCTTGTTATTACTAGGTGCTTTATTGCCTCAAACAAGTTGAAGGTGGCTTTCTAGTCTTCCACATTCATCTCCAAGTTTCCATTACCCATGTCTGCAACACACTTTGCAGTCAGCATGAATGGACGACCTACAATCAATGGGATCTTAACATCTTCAATTTCCATGATTACAAAGTCTACTGGAAAAGTGAGTTGGTGGATTTTGACCAGGACATCTTCAACTACCCCGAATGGTCTTGTGATGGAATGATCTGCTAGCTGGAGTGTCATCCTCGTAGGAGCTATCTTCAAATTTCTAATTCGTTGGCACATGAACAGGGGCATCAAGTTGATGCTTGCTCCTAGGTCAATGAGAGTCTTCCCTATGGACACGTCCCCAATAAAGCATGGGATGGTCACATTtcctggatctttgagcttatGTGGTAGCTTCCTCTAGATCATTGCACTGCAGCTGACCTCTACCACTATGCTCTCATTGTTGATATATTTCCCTTTCTTTGTGCAAAAGTTCTTCAAGAATTTGGTATATGAAGGCATCTACTATAAAGTATCGCTCATTTTCATTCTTGGATGGCACCAAGGGATATGGAACATTCTTCACTAGGATTGAGGGTATCTCCTTTCTAGCCTTCCGAACTAACTGGCTATTGGTCTTGGTCTTAGTGGTTGAGACCTCATCACCACTCTCCTTACTCTTATCCTTTTctccctcttctctctttttcttttctccttccTCATCACTCAGATCCTCCTcaattctcttttctttcttagcACTTTTCCTCCTAGTGAAAATTACCTTGCATTCCTCTTTGGGATTCATCTCAGTATTGACCCCAAAGGTTCCAATGGGTCTTTCAGTCATTTGCTTAGCTAATTGGCCCATTTGTACCTCTAGATTCCTAATTGTTGAATCAATACTCTTTTGGTGTGTCTTTCCCTTATGCTTCCTCCTCCTTAGATAGGCTCCACGTAGCTTACTTTTCAGGCTCACTTTATGCTTAACACCGGCTTTCGCACCAAGCGCGCCTTTGGGCTTCGTTGTGGGCTTTCTTCGTGCTAAGCAAGCTGTTCAattcttccaacttttcttcaaggctttttcttcagtttttgcatcaatttttcctctaaagcacttgaaatcttcttcttttgacttctgctaataaaaaattgcaaagatgttgatttcttcattatttcattaaaaacaatagtaaagtgaagaaattacaatcattattagccaaaattgactatcaaatgaACTCAGATTTCGTAGTTGTCACCTTTGTTGGACAAGTAACCTCAATAACTTTAGagaggggtgaattaagtttcaaaattttctcactaacaaattttaacccccttttaaatgatatatgataggctcagaatgaagaagaagaagaagaagcaattaatttaataatgttcttttaactATGAAAGACAAAGTAAACTGCAATGaaataactgagataagggaagagagaaatgtaaactgaatttatattggttcgaccACTTTCcatgcctacatctagtccttaagcaacccacttgagattttccactatctttgtaaatcctttacagtcTTTGAACACGCCTTGGGATCCTTTACCCTTATGTTCAatattctcacaatccaagagacaaacaatttcttgattacaactgagatTATGAGAtaaacagaaagatttctctcctttagagtagaagatacaaattgaagatcttagaagaattctcaatagatttgcaagtgtttggccaatagttgtttagagagcatttgacaattaagttctctttgaacatcttttttttcttttcgaagtcagacacacatatatataggcccattgtgccttttcaaaatggttcaAAGAGatatgtcttttcaaaaagcttttctgaaattttctcactagtaatcgattacaggattctggtaatcgattacacagttatatttatgaagagtcatgacttttcaaaggttTTTCTGAAATCTCTTCACTGGTACTCGATTATAGGATTCTGGTAATCTATTACacagatcaaaattcaaatagtttTGTGTCGTCAGTCAAAAATATCTTCACgaactctctggtaattgattacacagtctggtaatcgattaccagttcaaaaatatttttttgaactgATTTAGCCTTTGATAAAAGAGTGTTTGATACTAAAGATGTTGAGGCCAAACTAAAGCAATCAAATTGATATTCTTTAAACAAACTTACTAAGTTCTTATCTTAGATTTACTTGATCTTGTTCACTTtgccttgaattaatcttgaagcaatctttGCTTGCTTAGCCTTGAAtgtttcttgaagcaatcttgtttgaATATACTttgtgttggacaagtggcctcagatatcttaagaagggggggttgaattaagatattacaacttatttccccaattaaaaattctatttaactttctattcaagttatgaattcccttaataatgaatttcttaaatattgattcaaatagaacaatttgaatatgaatataaaacaataataaataaaggaatttaagggaagagaaaatgcaaactcagatttatactggttcggccacacccttgtgcctacgtccagtccccaagcaacccgcttgagagttccattatcttgtaaattccttttacaagttctaaacacacaaggacaactctTCCTTTGCGTTTAGAATTATTTCACaataagagaccctcggtctcttaatcccttttcagaatgaagaagaagagaagaagaaatctctcttgaaagagatagattgaacaatttgagcactcaaataattccttattgaatcacaagtaatttggccaaagaatttgtaagaggataaaacgattttgctttataagaggataagacctttttgttctgaaaaactcttagtaaattcgtgtctcaagtcacatatatataggcctttgatagccattcaggaaccacacaaaaagatgtgactgttgagaatattttctgaaaatctgctctggtaatcgattacagtatatatgtaatcgattacaatctttaaaatttgaattaaaacgttcagaaactgctggtaatcgattaccatatatgtgtaatcgattacacagtgcaaattttgaattcaaattttaatagctgttgcaaattagttttggccactggtaatcgattacatcctctggtaatcgattaccagagagtaaatttgttgaaaaagactttttaacttaaaaattcttggccaaactttttgctacttcaattggaattctcttcctatttaatataccctttctaagactctatagactgtcttgatcatccatcttaaatatctttaatttctttgtcttgaataaagctttgagacgcatgtgatcttttggcatcatcaaaacatcggcttgatcctttgtctacactttggcatcatcaaaaccctgTATTTAtacatttacattctccccctttttgatgatgacaaccattatcaagtaaattctttttggcatcatcaaaacttggatgattcacattctccccattttttatgatgacgaccattatcaagtaaattttttttggcatcatcaaaacctgcatgattcacaacCTTTCTTCGTGAGGAGGCCCTTCAAAAACTTAGTATACATAGGCATCTATTGTAAGGCCTCTCCAAAAGGAATGGTGATCTCCAACTTCTTGAATATGTCAAGAAAATGAGCAAAATATCGCTCATTCTCTTTCTTTGATGGCACTAAGGGATACGAGGCTTCTTTCACTAGGACTGATAGTGCCTCCTTTCTGACCTCCCTAGCTAACTGACTCTTGGTCTTAGAGATTAAGACCTCATCACCACTCTTCTTacactcatttttttctttttcatttttctcatttttttcattttttccattctcatattttttctctttattttcagcctcttcttttctctttttatcatCTCCTTCCTTATCACTCACATCCTCCACTTCTCCCTCagctctcttttctttttcaatgcCCTATTTCCTCTTGTTCCTTGTGAGGACCGCCATACAATCCTCTTTGGGATTCTTCTCAGTATTGGCCACAAAGTTCCCTGTGGATTTTTCAGCCAATTGCTTGGCTAATTGGGCCACCTGTACCTCTAGATTCTTGATGCCTGACTCTATGCTCTTATGATTTAACATTAAGACTTGCATAAACTAAGTCAAGGTGTCTTCCAGCTTGGTGTTTCTCTCATACAAATTAGGTCCCTTATTAGGAGGCCAATTAGACGAACCTTTTTCATCCTTGTTGAAGTTATTTCCGGGGTGGGATCTCCAACCATGACCTTGATTTTAAGAGAAATTTCCTCCCTGATGGTACCCTGAATTCCTCCCATGGTGAAACCCTTGGCGATTTGGATTAGCCATATAATTGACCTCTTTAGATGCATCTTCTTGAGCCATGCACATGCCTGACTCATGGGTTCCACCACAAATGTTGCATCCCCCAACTTGCATCACAGAAGATGAAGTAGGTTGCATAACATGCAACTGTTGAGGGAGCTTGTTCAAAGTCTCTGTGAAGGTTTCAATCTGTTTGGCTAGGAGCTTGCTTTGAGTTAACAATGCATCTTGAGACATAAGCTCAAGAAGACTCTTCTTTGTAGGTGTGTAAGCTCTATCAGGAAGAATGACATGGTCACTTGCTGCCATATTCTCTATTAGCTCCATAGCTTCATCAGGGGTCTTCAATTTAATCTTACCACCGGTGGAAGCATCAAGAAGCTGCTTGGAATGGGGTCGTAAGCCATCAATGAATATGTTCAACTGGATAGGCTCACTGAACCCATGAGTAGGAGTTCTTCTAAGTACACCATGAAAGCGGTCTAGAGCTTCACTTAATTTTCATCAGGGAATTGGTGAAATGATGAAATTTCAGCCTTCCACTCAACGGTCTTGGACTCTGAAAAGTACTTCTTGAAGGAATTCTCAACCACCTCTTCCCAAGTTCATAAACCATTTCCCTTGAATGAGTGAAGCCATCTCTTTGCTTCACCGgctaaggaaaaagaaaacaaattgaggCAGATGGCATCTCTCGAAACACCTGCTATCTTCATCGTATTTCATGTCTCTATGTATGTAGCAAGATGATCATACGAGTCTAAATTTAGTAGACCATGGAAAAGATTTCCTTGAATCGACTGAATGAGAGAGTGGGGATATGAAATATTGGCCGCTTGAACTTTCGGTCGTGCTATGCTGGTGAAATACTGTGGTGTTGAGGAGCTAGAATAATCCTCCAAAGTCAACCTCGGAGGCCGATCTTATGCCATTATAGGTTCTTCAAAAATGTGTTACGGATTGGACACCATTGATTCCTCAAAGACCATAGGAAAGGTTGAGGATGATCTAGAGGATGAGGCTCTTCGATCTCCTTGATTTGCCCACCCTTCTTAttgctctcttcttcttcttgcagcGTTGTTTCTCCTACAAGTGgctgttggaccttgtggcctcaataatcttaagagggataggcttagaatgcagaagaagcaacaacaatcaatttaacaatgttctttaaacatgcaagacacaattgattgcaacaaaataaataagataagggaagagagaatgcaaacacaattttatactggttcagccacttcccgtgcctacgtccagtactcaagcaacccacttgagatttccactatctttgtaaaatcctttacaaagtctgaaccacacagggacaacccatcccttgtgttcagatgctttacaataagagacttacattctcttaaccaatctcattgaataagaagaatggaagaagaattctctcttcaagagaagaatattacaatgaagatcatgtaagaatccttatagattttgcaagtgtttggtcaaggatttcttttgagagagcatttgacaacgaagttcttttggaatctctctcattgtcttttgagaggataagacattttttccaagcaaaactctctcaatcttttgagaggataaaacattttgatcaatcaaaactctctcataaaattcgtgcccaagtcacctatttataggcctttgatggccattcacaaatctaatgaaaagatgtgactgttggcagattttctaaaaactttccactagtaatcgattacaatgtttgtgtaatcgattacacagttataatttgaatggttatgacttttcaatttgaatttccaaagttccgttgctggtaatcaattacagacatatggtaatcgattacatgttgaaaattcaaattcaaaacattttttaacagctatttctcaaccctgtcttctggtaatcgattacacttcctagtaatcgattaccagagccttgcatgtcttgaaagcactttgttttaaggcaaggcttggtctttagtgaatcttgaaacaaggctttgtttgttgaagcaatcttgaattattcttgaagcaaatgcttatcatttgaagtaaccttgttagattcttctttgacatcatcaaaatcatgtatacatacattcacagtgGCTTCAATGGAACAAGGTCATCCTCAAAACTTTTACCTCGCATACAAGAAGGAAAACAACTATAGAACAGGTTAACAAGGTTAAAGAATCAattacaaaatagaattaattaacgaattaaaaaaaagaattattgcTTTAAAATTGGAATATGCAAACTACCAAGTACAAAGGACAAAGTCCTTGGCAACGgagccaaaaacttgttaactcaTTGGAAAGTGTACCAATTCATCCAAGTAGTATCTTAAAacagaagtccgagtgtcgagtCCACAGGGACTTTGACTGTACTCCGAATTTATGTATATCCAATTTTTAAGCAATTAATGAATTGATTCAAGTATTTGTAACGAGTGACATTAAATGTAAATttgacataaaattaaactaataagcTAGCATGTGCAAGGTCGAGAAAAATAAACACTCAAAGCAGTAATGTGACGGTCGATGCAGAATTACAGGTGTGTTAGGGGCTTAGCCTACCAAAACTACTCTTGATGAAAcgttaatgatttttttctattcaatattatttcaattatcacctacatatattcatatattttagtcATGATTCCTCACACGAAGTAGCCTAATCTACCTAATTTTTCCCCTAATCCCTTAAGAGATAAACTAGATAAATTGCATTATAAATATAGATTCATAAAATAGGCTAAATAAAACCATTTTATTATCCCTAAAGATGAATTATTTAGATGTTCTTTTCCAATTCTTAAGAGATAAATATTTCTCAATGCCTAAACCTTATAACATAACACGAGCATGGATGATCAAGgcacaaacatgaaaataagcacagaaaaaagacaatgaaattgaaataacaataaatagatagtaataatcattacatcaagagtgttTGGTTGTTAAGCTCCCACCAATGGGTGGTTTAGCATTTCATTGTCACGAGAGGCTTACAAATACAACAAAGGATGAAGATTGTGGTAGGAGATGGAAGAAAATGCAGAGGAAATGGGTGATCCTCCCTCTAATGGACGTGCCCTAGCTTCTTGTTCTCTGGGAAGGACTCAATGACTCCTTCCCTATCTTTTTCCCCTCTGAAAATGCAACATAATCgtgtttttattgttaattgatatattataaaaaatttaaaaattggataatcggaatttttaaaaatagtttattgtTAATtggtatatttataatttttgtagcCCTTAGGTCAATCactcaattttataataaccgtcagattgaatttaatatttctaaactATTGAcattaatgtaatttattatataattttgatgattaaatattaatttttattattttatgttaggtagtaagattttatttaagatacaattttcttttacattaataattaaggataaaaattaaatgataatttattatatatatacatattaattttttttcaaaatcataataatattttaaattttattattataataattaaaattaaattaataataatgcaCTATTAGTTGTTTTCTTACCATTAATTAATTCtccaatgaaaatatatttaatttttattatgtgattttattaaaatactaaatataataataaaattgaatattatattaataattattctgaaatttattattttttttaaaaataattacttcaaaatatattttatgaaaaataataactgaaagtactaattttaaaaacatgtaggtaaatgtaaataattcataaattttatctaataactaaggatatatatatatatattaagaaataaaatattatatataaaatttatttttaatttaattattaaaataaattttgtgaacagtttagatttatttatagatatttagattattttgaagtgatatttaaaataaattaatataaaattatatatatatatatatatatatatatattcattttatctttatttttttatagaaaattgcataaactacattaataataattattacatatttttataaccataaattaataacaaaagcAATAATCagagttattttaaattattatataaaaagtcAATTTCAACATtatatgtttttacttttataaattcagaatttgataataataatactttttttatttttataaattcagagcatgaaatattaaatgttcattacatttaataaatataaaatagttgTAAAGTATgcaatgataatataattactattattaataatattgtccttctgaatttaatggaaaatgttaaaaaataaaaaagactaacATGTAATAATATAGAAAAAGAGAATATTTATTGACGTGCCTCTGTGTTCGAGTAGTCAAATGTGTCCCGTTAACAAAAGTTAATAccctttaattattaaattaattataatgaaatcaatattaaaaaatactaataaatttatttgatagtaattacaatcattttaaataatggaaaagactactaaaaagaatataaatgatACTCATATTAtatctttaaagtttaaaaaatattattatctacATAAGAAAGActataaaaagaataacatgttttataaaaaatataaaatataaacaacacataaatataatatttttatagtcaaattccaaataaaatactacatgaaaataattacctaatatttttttctatgggTTAAACAACCCAACAACACAAGATATCGTCCAACAACACTGAAGAAGGCATAAACTaagaatgagaaaagaaaatggcAATTCTCAACCCAAGGTTCAAATTAAGAttggcaaaaaaaattatctaatatacatacaaaaatttacaattaaaaaaatttcaagggGACCACATGTACAAATAGAGAATTATAATACTTGTCTGATTAACATATTCATATCTAATTCATTTCCCATGTTTATGTGTTGTACAATGTTTCTTTAAGAGTGCTTTATGTGTTCAAGTTTAACTTTAATGTTATTAAGTTATTGAGATCTAATGTTACAATGTTAGTATGATTAATTTAGTCAGGTTGAAATATCATAAATTTCAGTTGAATTTTCTGTTGACAATAATATGTTTGTCGTGCTGACATAGTTACATGAACaaattgtgtttattttcataattggATATGATAAACATAATGGTAAAAAACgtttttgtataaaaacataTAGTGTTGAATAAAAGGTTTATTGCCTATTGAGTCAGAGTGTTAAAGTAGTATTCTTTGTCATGGAGTGCATATTACAAAATTATGAATGGTACAATTGTTTCCTTTGTTTTATTTGCAAGAATTTAAAGCATATTTTAGTTGACTAGATCATTCTTGAAACTGACAAAATTTCCTTGCTTCCTCTTGATAAGATCCTACCCCTTCCTATACATATGCAACATATGTAGTCCACCTATACAAGTTacaaccaatc from Glycine soja cultivar W05 chromosome 16, ASM419377v2, whole genome shotgun sequence harbors:
- the LOC114389825 gene encoding uncharacterized protein LOC114389825, giving the protein MTLQLADHSITRPFGVVEDVLVKIHQLTFPVDFVIMEIEDVKIPLIVGRPFMLTAKCVADMDETKLVVNPVESSSVFMGPKQVKTRAIPDIPAAPPPAVPPLDISPPSTSQTFMPFSLSEKLLPMLHNLYHGQYLQMQSLHHLSLQ